From Sphingomonas hengshuiensis, one genomic window encodes:
- a CDS encoding TonB-dependent receptor — MMIGFSNAKLALAGASAMIALATSGMAFAQEANQAPAEAQDSGGLTDIVVTAQRRPEKLQEVPIAVTAFTEMTIRDFNLNDAISVSKYVPSMISAHNAGLQSANAYYMRGLGNSQSVATFDPPVGTYVDDVYIARQNANNYAFFDTERVEVLRGPQGTLFGRNTTGGAISVIMRKPGDEYKFKGELSAGSYGRITGKAIVDVPLSEKVLTKISAFYVKDDGYLQNVATKETLNGERNYGIRSDIRFLASEAFTFDVAAEYTNNTGTYLGPSSLAVRSERYKAATTPILNRTNLTLPKTDCKGDSTVVLLTRKAGLCALSENYAVTANANYETDGGTLTGIFGWRRLTQGWINQYNTNGTAIYNSYIIADNSTNEQVSGELKWNSTLLDGRLNYTAGLFYLHEDNEEAQADFQDTNPNATAFKLLQDRNFAQKVETMAAYLQADYSVTNALTFTLGGRFTHETRKLAFFDSVRFPGFGFDSADAIAAGIPLKLTQNRFTPRVAVNYKLDPNVMVYASVTNGFKSGGWNGNAATPARVLPFRPEITWSYEGGVKSELFNRRLRINLTGYLADTKDIQITSGIIPPGETTIVSLARNAGTLRTYGLEWETALAVNRNFNLFVNGSLNHGEYTSITLTPGVAASLQVQLTTEPVRVPTFQLASGGTYKVPVDALGGDVGLTAAYRHNSPYWISLLNTARAPIENYVDLTLTYDRDDGKWGASFGVTNLTKQETITANFLALFPGDPRRFTGKLWFNF, encoded by the coding sequence ATGATGATTGGGTTTTCGAACGCCAAGCTAGCCTTGGCAGGCGCGTCCGCAATGATCGCGCTGGCGACAAGCGGCATGGCTTTTGCGCAGGAAGCGAACCAAGCGCCTGCCGAGGCGCAGGACAGCGGTGGACTTACCGACATTGTCGTGACCGCCCAGCGCCGCCCGGAAAAGCTTCAGGAGGTCCCGATAGCGGTCACGGCGTTTACCGAAATGACCATCCGCGACTTCAACCTGAACGACGCCATCTCCGTGTCGAAATATGTCCCTTCGATGATCTCGGCGCATAATGCCGGCCTGCAATCCGCGAACGCCTATTACATGCGCGGGCTGGGCAACTCCCAATCGGTCGCCACATTCGATCCGCCCGTCGGCACCTATGTCGACGACGTCTATATCGCTCGCCAGAACGCCAATAACTACGCCTTCTTCGACACCGAGCGCGTCGAGGTCCTGCGCGGGCCGCAGGGCACGCTGTTCGGTCGCAACACGACGGGCGGCGCCATTTCGGTCATCATGCGCAAGCCGGGCGACGAATATAAGTTCAAGGGGGAACTCTCCGCCGGATCCTATGGCCGCATCACCGGCAAGGCGATCGTCGATGTGCCGCTCTCCGAAAAGGTCTTGACCAAGATTTCCGCCTTCTACGTGAAGGACGACGGCTACCTCCAGAATGTCGCCACCAAGGAGACTCTGAACGGCGAGCGCAATTACGGCATTCGCAGCGATATCCGCTTCCTCGCGAGCGAGGCGTTCACCTTTGATGTGGCGGCCGAATATACCAACAACACCGGTACCTACCTTGGGCCGAGCAGCCTCGCTGTCCGGTCGGAACGCTACAAGGCTGCCACCACGCCGATCTTGAATCGCACCAACCTGACCCTGCCGAAAACGGACTGCAAAGGCGACTCCACCGTCGTCCTGCTGACGCGCAAGGCCGGCCTCTGCGCCCTGTCGGAGAATTACGCCGTCACGGCGAACGCCAATTATGAAACCGACGGCGGCACGCTGACCGGCATCTTCGGCTGGCGCCGCCTGACGCAGGGCTGGATCAACCAGTACAACACCAACGGAACGGCGATCTACAACAGCTATATTATCGCCGATAATTCAACGAACGAGCAGGTATCCGGCGAGCTCAAATGGAACAGCACGCTCCTGGACGGGCGTCTCAACTACACCGCCGGCCTGTTCTACCTGCACGAGGACAATGAGGAAGCCCAGGCGGATTTCCAGGATACGAATCCGAACGCTACCGCATTCAAGTTGCTGCAGGACCGCAACTTCGCGCAGAAGGTCGAAACGATGGCCGCCTATCTGCAGGCGGACTATAGTGTCACCAACGCCCTGACCTTCACCTTGGGCGGACGCTTCACGCACGAAACGAGGAAACTCGCCTTTTTCGACTCGGTCCGCTTTCCGGGCTTTGGCTTCGACAGCGCCGATGCGATCGCCGCGGGCATCCCGCTCAAGCTGACCCAGAACCGCTTCACCCCGCGCGTCGCGGTGAATTACAAGCTCGATCCGAACGTCATGGTCTATGCATCCGTGACGAACGGCTTCAAATCAGGCGGCTGGAACGGCAACGCGGCAACCCCGGCGCGCGTCCTTCCGTTCCGCCCCGAAATCACCTGGTCCTACGAAGGCGGCGTGAAGTCGGAACTGTTCAACCGCCGTCTGCGCATCAACCTGACCGGCTATCTTGCCGATACGAAGGATATCCAGATCACCTCTGGTATCATTCCGCCGGGCGAGACGACGATCGTCAGCCTCGCCCGCAACGCCGGCACGCTGCGCACCTATGGCCTGGAATGGGAAACCGCCCTTGCCGTGAACCGCAACTTCAACCTGTTCGTCAACGGTTCGCTCAACCACGGCGAATATACCTCGATCACGTTGACCCCGGGAGTGGCTGCCAGCCTTCAGGTCCAGCTTACGACCGAGCCGGTTCGCGTGCCGACCTTCCAGCTCGCCAGCGGGGGCACGTACAAGGTACCCGTGGACGCGCTGGGCGGCGATGTGGGCCTGACGGCGGCCTATCGCCACAACTCGCCCTACTGGATCTCGCTGCTCAACACCGCACGGGCTCCGATCGAGAATTATGTGGACCTGACGCTGACCTATGATCGCGACGA